A window of Chanos chanos chromosome 15, fChaCha1.1, whole genome shotgun sequence genomic DNA:
ACATGTATGACACCTTTATATTATACAATTCAACTCTCTCAGAGTTCAAAATGGCAAACAAATATCtaatcaagagagagagaggtggagagagaaagagagagagagagagagagagagagagaaagagagatgtggagagagagagagagagaggtggaaagaaaaaaaataaaccctaAACAGAtgggtggtggtgtggtgaAGTGTTTAATAAATTATGGGCTCTGTATTGTGGCAGCGGTTCAGTGATAATATCCCTTCTAATTTAAGCAGCTTTTGATCTCTATGCACTTGTTTTGAAAACGCCACcttgtaaaatacacacacacacacgcacacgcacacgcacacacacacgcacacacagggggaaaaaaaacccattctcTTATTTAAGTCACGAACTAGCGACAGAACCCTGTTGAACACAGACTCCTGCCATTGGAGACTCCTCCCTATCAATGCCTTGTCTCATGCCAATGTGACCCTCCATTATATAGTGACCAGGCCCTGGGTTCGTGGCAATAGGGTACGTGGGATGCCCTGCCATGCCAGTTTCTTGGCGGGGATTAGAAAAGGCACCCATTCCCATGTTCATACTGCCATTCTGGCCAAAGTCCAAGGCGTTGGCAGCAAGTGGGCGGTTCTGGTAGGCCTGGTGGCCCTGGTTCCCAGTTGAGGAGGAAGatgtggaggaagaggaggcagaggaagacaggGAGGTCATGGACAGGTGGCTGTGCACCACCTCCATGGAGTCCTGCGTAGAAGCGCTGTTGGTGGGTGAGTTGTAAAGCCGCGGGCGGGGCCGTGCGGGTAGACCCTGTccatggtggtgatggtgatggtggtggtggtgatggtggtggtggtgctgggaGCTGTTGCCGCCAGCAAGGGGGTGTAATGCCTTCGGCTGCTGGGGAGGCACGTGGAAGGTCGTCTCCTGTACAGGGTGAGTCTCTACGGTCACCTGCTGGGACCCCTCACCACCCGCCCAGCCCACGGGTGGAGGGAACGGCTGCCTTACCTGCAACATCCACAAAGAGATAACGATTTGAGGATTCAGGCACCATGTGATGAGTATGCCAAGAAGTAACACTTTCGTAACATAAAAGTGACTGTCATAGGCAGCAAAATTAAGTGTAACAAGTAAATGAATTGTCTTTGAGAacggtacaaaaaaaaacaaacaaaaaaaacatgctatgCTTTGGGACCTACTTGTGGGCAAAGGCTGTCACAGTCCATGACCTGCACTGCAGCACTGAAGTGTCCTCCGCTGTGCCGGTGCTGATGGGTTGGATCAGACCTCGCACGTCCACTGGTGCTCGTTCCAGAAGACCCTCCTGTGGAAGAGCAGTCAGGAACACAAGCATTAGAGGCTAACCCCGGGAAACACCGGTCAAAACACTGGTCCGGGCACAGTGTCCAGACTCGTACCTGAGCTGGAGGACGTGCTAGACGTAGTCCCAGAAGACTGAGACTGCTCCAGTGCCGGGCTTGTAGACACACTGCTACTCGTGTTCGTCCCTTCGTCGGCGGTCTTCTTAAAGAAGCTGTGCTGCAGGGCGTAGTAGGGCTGAATGCGGCCCTTGGGGTCATAGTCCAGCATTCTTAGAATGAGGTCCTTGAACTTCAAGTAGTCGGCGACCGCGTGGCCAGACTCTCCAGACCGGCGCCCTCCGGGACCTCCAGCTTCCACACCGAGAATACTGTGGAGCTTCCGGGAACCGGGCGGTTTATACTGGTCAGGGCAGACGAGACCAAGTAAGGACACTATCAGGCTTGACAAAGGTCTTAAAATAAGTGAAgcaaaaacagctgtttgatTTGAGGCTGAATTTCATAGACACTAGGACACCAGCTGACTCAAATATACGACTTATAAACAATACTGTTatcaataaaacataaatgtcCATTTCACAAATTCTCCAAACTGACTGCTGTGAATAAAGAGGTTTAACAGTAGGTCCTCTGCGCTCAACAATAATCATAACACTTCAATCTCCTGTATCGCTCGTTTTGTCAATTTACACGACTGCAGGGCCAAACAACAAGTAGGTTTTACCCCCAGAATAAAATATATCTGAACGTTTCAGTCAATCAACAATGTTAGATCAATTCCACATCaaacagggaaagagagcaTATAATGTTTCTCAAATGACAATGAATAACTTCAACAGACCCTTTTGCCATCTTTGGTCTTCTTCACACACCATGTGCCATCAGACATCTTTTCAAAAAACTTTCTTGCTTTTGGCGCTTGATCCAATATGTGATTGGGAGGGACACCCAGGACCTCGACTATCTTGTTCATTTGGTCAACCTGTCAGAAAGACAAACCAAAATACCGTCAACGCTCCTTATGTAACCTTCTGCTTTTTACTGAGTGACTGCTCCTCTATTTCCAGAACAGGCCTGCAATTCATACAACACTGGGCAAATGTTCTCCAAACCATCCGCAACAGATAGCTAGGATGGCAGACAACAGGGCAATCTTTaaggcgtgtgtttgtgagcaatGACAGTATTTGAATGTTGTTGACACATAAAACCCACCTCATTAGCCCCACTAAAAAGAGGCTCTCCAGTGTGCATCTCCACCAGAATACAGCCCAGAGACCACATGTCTATGGCCAAGTCATAAGGCATTCCCAGCAAAACCTCTGGAGAGCGGTAGAATCGACTCTGGATGTACTGGTAAATCTGGGGAAGAACATAAcacattatttttgaaaataacCCATTAAAATTACGGCATGACAACGAGGAGGCTAAGTGAAATGATCGAGAGTTAAACAGGTCTCCTCACACACCCTTTGTCCCAGTTGGCAAGAGCTCCCAAAGTCCACTATCTTAATGGCGCTCCTCTTGGGATTACACAAGAGTATGTTTTCAGGCTTCAGGTCACAGTGGATGATGCTCAGTTCTGGGGTGGCTAGGAACAGCAGTGCGGTGCACATCTGCTGGGCAAATTTGCGGGTCAGGTTCAACGAGACTCCTCGGAAATTCGTGTTCCGCAGCAGGTCGTACAGGTTGTATGACAGCATTTCAAATACTAGGCAAAGGTGGTTCCGAAACATGAAGTGACGCTTTAGATGAACTGgcgtgaagaaaagaaagacatgaacCTCAGGTGAGACTAAATAATAACACTTACTTTAAAAAGccaaacacattttctgaaacCCTTTAACAATGATTTTCGATCATACAATGATTTTGAAAATAATGCACAATGAATTCACTCTCATACAACATGACTTTAGACCAATCAGATAGCACTACACAGACTGCTTGTTCCTAGACATCTGATTTCTACAGAAAGGCTGGATGCCACAACAGATCACCTGGTGCATATTTCTATACTGAAAGCTTCACGCGTTACATTACAAAAAGCCGGCATTGATCCATATTCACTTCCTTATTTGACTTCATCCAAACAGCTGCGATGTCACTATAGCTACTgcacaaagttgttttttttttttttttttaaaaaagccattttcatt
This region includes:
- the dyrk1aa gene encoding dual specificity tyrosine-phosphorylation-regulated kinase 1A, producing MHTGGETSACTPSSVRLAPSFSFHAAGLQMAAPMPHSHQQYSDRHQQTTDPSVTALPYSKQAQQCVASQVTPDVVMLQRRMPQCFRDPSSAPLRKLSIDLIKTYKHINEVYYAKKKRRHQQGQGDDSSNKKERKVYNDGYDDDNYDYIVKNGEKWMDRYEIDSLIGKGSFGQVVKAYDRVEQEWVAIKIIKNKKAFLNQAQIEVRLLELMNKHDTEMKYYIVHLKRHFMFRNHLCLVFEMLSYNLYDLLRNTNFRGVSLNLTRKFAQQMCTALLFLATPELSIIHCDLKPENILLCNPKRSAIKIVDFGSSCQLGQRIYQYIQSRFYRSPEVLLGMPYDLAIDMWSLGCILVEMHTGEPLFSGANEVDQMNKIVEVLGVPPNHILDQAPKARKFFEKMSDGTWCVKKTKDGKRYKPPGSRKLHSILGVEAGGPGGRRSGESGHAVADYLKFKDLILRMLDYDPKGRIQPYYALQHSFFKKTADEGTNTSSSVSTSPALEQSQSSGTTSSTSSSSGGSSGTSTSGRARSDPTHQHRHSGGHFSAAVQVMDCDSLCPQVRQPFPPPVGWAGGEGSQQVTVETHPVQETTFHVPPQQPKALHPLAGGNSSQHHHHHHHHHHHHHHHGQGLPARPRPRLYNSPTNSASTQDSMEVVHSHLSMTSLSSSASSSSTSSSSTGNQGHQAYQNRPLAANALDFGQNGSMNMGMGAFSNPRQETGMAGHPTYPIATNPGPGHYIMEGHIGMRQGIDREESPMAGVCVQQGSVASS